A window of Actinomadura viridis genomic DNA:
CGAGGTCGTCCAGGGGGGCGTCCGGGGCGAGGCCGGAGAGGGTGGTGGTGTGCTCGCGGATCCAGCCGAGCAGGTCATGGTCGGCCATGATGGGGGACTCTACTGGAGGGTGCGGAGGAATCCGTCCAGCAACTCGGTCTGGCGTTCCGGCGGGAAGCGCTCGGGGTCGAAGAGGGCCTGGAGGACCAGGCCGTGGGTGAACGCGGCGGCGGTGGCGACGACCGCGTCCACGTCGGTGCCGGACGGCAGCTCGCCCCGTTCGACCGCCGTGGTCACGTGCGGGCGGAGGCGGCTCCGCCAGTTCTCGTACCGGCGCGTCTCGCGGGCATAGAGGCCGGGGTCGGCGAGCGAGCCGTCCCAGGAACCGACCCAGACGCGGTTCATCGCGGTCGCCTCGGGGGTCAGCGGGAGGACGTCCAGCAGCGCGCCGCGCAGGTCGCCCAGCCCGCCGCCGCCCGGCCGCCGGAGGGCCCGTCCGGCGGTGCGCTCGTCGGCGATGTCGAGCGCGTACGCGACCAGGGCCTTCTTGCTGGGGAAGTAGTGGGTGAGCAGGCCGGTGGTGGCGCCCATCTCGGCGGCCACGGCACGCAGGGTCAGGCCCGTGAAGCCGCGTTCGGCGAGGACCTGCCAGACCGCCTCGGACACGTCGCGGCGCCGGGCGTCGTGATCACCTCGTGCGGGCACTCCCGGTGCTCCCTTCGCGCTGGTACGGGTCTAGAGTACGTAACAAACGTTGGGTATGCATATCGGGAGGCCCCATGTTCGCGTCACCGCTGGCCGAGGACGCCGAGATCCGTCCGCTGGAGCCGTGGCAGGCGGAGGAGTTCGCCGAGCACGTGGTGCGGGTGCGCGCGGACATCTCGCCCTGGATCCCGTGGGCGGCCACCATCACCGACGCCTCTTCCGCCCGGGAGTTCCTGGAGATGTACGCCCGCAGGCAGGCCGCCGACCAGGGCCGGCTGTACGGGATCTGGATCGACGGGGTGCTCCAGGGCGGGACCGTGTTCCGCACGTTCGACCCCGTGATGCTCAACTGCGAGATCGGGGTCTGGATGGGGGCGGCCGGGCAGGGCCGCGGCCTGGTGACGCGGGCCGCCCGGCAGATGATCGACTGGGCGTTCGGCGTGCGCGGCATGGCCCGGGTGGAGTGGCACTGCGATCCGGAGAACGCGCGCAGTGTCGCGGCGGCCGAGCGTCTGGGCCTGACGTGCGAGGGGACGCTGCGCGAGGCGTTCGTCATGAACGGCGAGCGCCGCGGCGTGCAGATCTGGTCCCTGCTCGCGGACGAGTGGCGAGCTGCCTAGGTGCCTGACTCGCGGTGGTCTCAGCCACCGCGAGCGCGTGACCTGCCCGGTGGGGCGATGCCGGAGGCGAGCGCCGGCGGGCGGATCGCGGAGCGATGCCGCGCTCGCCAAGTCCCGGTCAGGCGCGAGTCGCCAGGCGAGCGCCGTGGGCCGGGACTTTGAAACCTAGGGGTGGGGTGCTCGGGTGGGCACCCGGCCGGTCGCGGCTCGCCGTTCGGCCGCCAGGGCGCGTCCGAGCATCGTCAGCGCCAGGAAGAACAGCAGCCCTTCCGCGGCGAGGCTGGCGAGCCCGAGCGGCTCGGTCCAGTTCCCGATGTCGTCGGTGTAGCCGGGGAGCCCCGGCCCGCGTGACAGCACGTAACCGACGACCGGGCCGGCCGCGACCGCCATGGCGAGGGCCCAGCCGATCCGTACGGCTCCGGCGATCAGCAGCCCGGCGGTCACGATGGCCGCGACCTCGACGATGTAGTAGCCGATCCCGACATAGGCGGGCGCCTTCGAGCCGGGGAATCCGCCCTGGTCGACCACATGGACGGCGGCCACCGCGAGGGCCAGCAGGGCCCCCGCGATCCTCGGCCACCAGGCGGACGCGGGTGCGGGGGCCTGGTCGACGGTCATCGTTCTTCCTCCAGGACGTCGCGTGGCGGCCGGGGGGCGCCGCGGGACGTGGTCTCCCTGCCCGCTCAGGTCCGTCCCTCCCTCAAATCTTCCCCAAGCATGGCGCCGGTCAGGGCGTCCGGGGGCGCAGTGCGAGGAGGAGCACGGCGAGGAGGAGGACGACGATGGCGCCGAAATGGGTGATCCACAGGCCGGCGGTACGGGGGGTGACCTGCCCGGCTTCGAGGAACGCCGTGGTCAGGCGGGTCTCGTCCCAGACGAGCCGGTCGCCCTCGGGACGGCCGAGGTCGGAGGAGGGCGCCTCGTAGGTGAGGACCTCCCCAGGGCACAGGTAGGTGTAGGACGCGGAGTCCGGCGCCCGCTCCGCGGCGAGGAAACGGCAGGTGACCGGCTCGCCGGTGATGCCGAGCCAGAGCGCGCCGGTGCTCGGGCGGTGGGCACCGGTGAGGAGGAACGCCAGCGCGACGACGAGGAGGGCGCCGTTGAGCAGGAGCGGCGTCCGGTAGGTGTTGCACGCCATGCTCATCGCGAGGAAGGCGATCGCGACGAGCGAGAGGACGATCGCCGCCATGGTCACGCCGGGATAGGTCATGTACGCGACGCCGTCGGCGACGAGGAGGAGCGGGATCAGCACGGTCAGGACGTTCGCCAGGCGCGGCGGGATCATGCGGTTCCGGCCCATCAGCGAACCGCGCACCCAGATCCCGCACAGCGGGAGGACGGCGCCGAAGACGGCGCAGGTCAGGGTGCTGCCCCGTTCGTCCCCGGCGAGGACGGCCAGGCTCGCGGCGAAGGCGGCCAGGCCGTACCAGATGAGGAGCGAGGCCGTCAGCCGGGCCTTGCCGTAGGCCTTGGAGCCTTGCTTGAACCGCTGGAACCCGACACCGCCGACCGACACGAACGCCAGGAGGGCGCCGATCCCGTTCATGGTCAGCCCGGCGGCGGTCCAGTGCAGCGGGGTCAGGACGAACGCGGTGCCCAGGACGTGGAGGAAGAAGGCCGGGGCCAGGCAGCCCCACGCCCCCGACATCTCCTCGTCCGGGTTCGGCTTCCTGGTCCGCGTGCTCGTCGCGGGACCCGGAGCGGTGGCCGGCGGCATTTCGTCTGCGGAGGGCAAAGCGGTCTCCAAGTGATCATCTGTCGTCCCGCAGAACTGTGCAGGGTGACGGGAGCCGCCGCAAGGTCAGGAAACGGCGTGCACGCGGAATCCGCTGAGGATGGTGTGCAGCCGGTCGGCCATGGCGCGGCCGAACGCGGGGTCGTTGAAGTGGGTGTCCATCTCGTGGATCGCGACCGCGGATCCGGAAAGGCCCTCGCGTACGGCGGCGAACAGCGCGGCGTCGGAGGCGGGGTCGTGCAGCGGGCCGCCGGGCGCGCTCAGGGTCGACAGGCCGCGCAGCGGGACGAACAGCGCGGCGGGGGCGGCGGCCTCGCGCAGCCGGGCCGCGACCCGCCGGCCGAGGTCGGCGGACTCGGCCGGGGTGGGGCGGACCAGGACGCCCGCCCGGTCGCGGACGCGGGCCCGGCGCGCGGGGAGCGGGACGGCGGCGGCGAACCTGGCGACGTCGAGCCCGCCCAGGCTCACGACCTGCGGGATTCCCGACCGGGCGGCGCCTTCCAGGCGGCCGGGCAGGCCGGTGGGCGGCCGGGTGGGCGGCTCGGTGATCAGGCCGCCGGGCAGGTCGATGGACAGGTCGGCCAGGGTCGCGTCGAGCGCGGCGGCGAGCGTGCCGCCGGCGGCCATCGCCTCGTACGAGCGGCGCCCGGCGGCGGTGGCGCGGAACACCGCGACCTCGTACCCGAGGATGCCGAGGAGCTCGCGGGCGGCGTGCACGCCCGGGGCGGTGCCGCTCGCCAGCGTGGCGCCGACCAGAGGCCCGGCGGTGCCGGGGTCCGCGCCGGGCCGGTCGCCGCCGGACGCGCCGCCGGACGCCCGGCCCGCCACGGCGCCCGCGGCCATCCCGGCGATCGCGTCGGCGGCGCCGGCCAGCACCCGGGCGGAGACCGGTTCGGCGGCGTACATGAGGGCGATGTCGGACCCGCCGGCGGGGGGCATGGCGTCGCCCGAGGCCAGGCCGCTGATCACGAGCTTGGGCACGCCCGGCGGCAGCGCGGCCAGCGCGGCGGCGGTCGCGGAGCCGCCCCCGAGCGCGAGCACCCCGTGGATCCGTCCGGCCCGGTGCAGGCGGCGCGCGATCTCGGCCGCGCCCCTGGCCATGGTGGCCGCCGCGCCGTCCCGGCGGGTGCGGTCCGCCGGGTCCGCGCCGGCCGCCCGGCGGACCTCCTCGCGCGTGATGTCGGGGGTCACCCGAGGGACGTCCCGGACGCCGGTGTCGACCAGGATCGCCTCGGCCCCCGAGGTTTTGAGCCGGTCGCGTATCCATGCGTGTTCGAGGCCGCGGGCGTCCAGCATTCCGATCAGCACGACAACAGGCATACGAGCACTGTTCGCGTACTTCGGCCGAACGGACAAGCGCCGGAGCCGCCCCAGTTATCTGCCGTTCCGGCATTCCGGGCTAACCCGGGCATCAGCGGCGTGAACGGACGGGAGTAGGGTCATTCGCGACAGGATTTTGACTCCTTACATCCCCGCCTTTCCCCCCAGGAGCCGTTCTTGGACGTGGAGCTGGTGCTCCTGCTGGTCGCCGCGCTCGGCGCGGGCTGGGTCGACGCGGTGGTCGGAGGCGGCGGGCTCATCCAGCTCCCCGCCCTGATGCTGCTGAATCCCGGCGCGCCGGTGGCGAGCGCGCTGGCCACCAACAAGCTCGCCTCGATCGCGGGCACCTCGTCGGCCGCGGTGGCGTACCTGCGCAAGGCCAAACCCGACCTGCCCGTCGCGCTGCCGGGCGCGGGCCTGGCCGTGGCCTTCTCGGCGGTCGGGGCCCTGGGCGCGACAGCGATCTCCTCGGACGTGCTCAAGCCGGTCATCATGGTCGTCCTGCTGACCGTGGCGGCCGTCGTGGTCCTGCGGCCCGACCTGGGCCGGACCCCGGCGCTGGTGCTGCGCACCCGGCGCCGGACCGCCGCCGCCGTGCTGGTCCCCGGAGTGGTGATCGCCTTCTATGACGGGCTGGTGGGGCCGGGCACCGGAACGTTCCTGGTGATCACCTTCACCACCCTGCTGGGCACCGACTTCGTCAACGCCTCCGCCAATGCCAAGATCATCAACACCGCCACCAATCTGGGCGCGCTGGTGGTGTTCGCCGCCCAGGGGCAGGTGCTGTGGGCGCTCGGGCTGGCCATGGCGGTCTGCAACATCGTCGGCGCCCAGCTGGGCGCCAGGATGGCGATCAACCGCGGCGCCGGGTTCGTCCGGGCGGTCCTGCTCTGCGTGGTGGCCGCGCTGGTCCTCAAACTCGGGTACGAGCAGTTCGCCTGACCGGTTCGCCTGACCGGTTCTGCCTGACCGCCGCCGGCCCGTGCCGCCGGGTCAGCGTGCCGGCGGGATCGGCAGGGGGTCCTCCAGGGCCGCCAGGGCGAGCAGGACCAGCGAGGCCGTCCAGCCGAGCGGGGCGACCGAGGCGGGCTGCCCCTCGGCGTCGACCTTCTCGGGGAGGACGCCCAGCGAGGTCCGGTGCTCGGCCAGCCAGTCCAGGCGTTCCAGGGCCTCGTCGGTACGGCCCGAGGTGGCGGCCGTCAGAGCGAAGAGGGCCATTTCCGGTGTCCAGGCCACGTCGGGGCTCCCCGACCAGCGTTCCCCGGGCAGGACGCCTCCGTTCGGCAGGCTCGTCCGCCGGAAGCCCTCGGCGACGGCCGCGGTCACCCCCGGATCGGCCGGGGCGAACGGCGGCGCGACGAACGTCACCGACGTGTCCATCAGGCCGTTCCGGATAGGGGACCGCGGGTAGCCGTAGGGGGTGAACTGCCGGGTGACCGCGTCGGAAAGCCGCCGCGCCGCGTCCTGCCAGTGCGACGCCTTGTCCGTGTGGCCGGCCCCGTGGGCGAACGCGGACGCCGAGCGCAGCCCCGCCAGGACGGGACCCACGACGCCCAGCGTGGGCCGGCGGGGGTCCTCCTCGGTTCCGGGCTTGCGCTCCCAGTAGTCGGAGGACGGCGGGGGCAGCCCCTCCACGTCCAGGGACCCGGCGAGATGGTCGGCGGCCCGCACCACCATCGGCCACAGCTCGTTCGCCGCCGCCGAGGCCGGGGACCGCTCGCGGAACAGCCAGCTCGCCCACAGCACCCACCCCAGGGAGTCGAGCTGCGGGTCCCGGCCGTCGGCCACCTCGGTGCCGTCGGTGTGGTAGCGGGCCGCCCACAGCCCGTTCTCGTTCTGCACGCGGGCGAGGAAGCGCAGCACCCGCTCCGCCTCGGCTTCGTGACCGGTCACGGCGAACGCCACGGCGGTGAACGCCGAGTCGCGCGGCCACGAGTACCGCCACGCGCCGTACCAGGAGGCCTGCGACGCGCCGTTGGGCCGGGTGAGCAGGCGCAGGTCCAGCAGCGCCCGTTCGGCCATCCCGCGGTAGACGCGCCGGGTCCCGTCCGGGACGGCGGCGCCGCCGTCGGGGACGGTCCCGCCGGCCAGCCACGCGCTGTCGGAGCGCACCGCCGCCGCCACCCGGGGATCGGACGCGTCCACGGTGATCGCCGTGCTGGTGCCTAACGGGACGAGCCGGACCCGGCCGTCCCGGAGCAGCAGGACCGAACTGCCCGGGATGTAGGACGCGCCCTCCGCCGCGTCCGCGGGGACCGGCACCCCGGTGAACGGCCAGCCTCCGCCGCCCACCATCCCGGGGCTGACCTGGGCCGGCACCCCCCGGTCGGGGAACGTGGCGCCGCAGGTGCCGACGAGGGCGGCGACCAGGAGCAGCCCGGCGGTGCGCCGGACCCTCCGCAGCGTGTCCCCGTGCGGCGGCGCGGCCGTTCTCAGCGGCGCGGCCGTTCTCGGCGACGGTACGGCCGCTCTGGGCGACCCGATCCGATCTACGGCCACCGTGCCATCTCCCCTTTGTCACCCTGGCTTCGTTGCAAGGCGAAGACAAGTACACCAAGTCTTGATAAGTGGATCATCCTCCCAACGGGCAATCACGACATCCTCCTTAAGGGGCAGCGCTTGAAAGGCCCCCGGCGGCATCAGCATGGAGCAGGGGAGACTAGGCTGCATCGACGGAGCGGACCGCCGGGTGGGCTGCCCGACGGTCATCGGCTGTCGATCCGTATAAGGACGCCTCGTGGACCTGTTTGAACATCAGGCGAAGGAACTCTTCGCCGAGTATGGGGTACCGGTGCCCACCGGCAAGGTCGCCCATACCCCCCAGGAAGCTCGGGCCATCGCGGCGGAACTGTTCGCCGCGGGGAGCTCGAAGGTCGTCGTCAAGGCCCAGGTCCTCACCGGGGGCCGGGGCAAGGCGGGCGGCGTGAAGCTGGCCGACACCGCCGACGAGGCGGAAGAACTCGCCGGCCGGATCCTCGGCATGGACATCAAGGGCCACACGGTCCACAAGGTCCTCGTCGAAGAGGGCAGCGCGATCGCGGAGGAGTACTACTTCTCCTTCCTGCTCGACCGCGCCAACCGCACCTTCCTGTCGATCTGCTCCGCCGAGGGCGGCATGGAGATCGAGGAGGTCGCCGAGACCAACCCCGACGCGGTCGCGAAGGTGGACATCTCCGCCATCGACGGCGTCGACCGCGACAAGGCCCGCGAGATCGCCGTCGCCGGCCGGCTCCCGGAGAAGGCCCGCGAGGGCGCCGCCGAGCTCATCGAGCGGCTCTGGGCGGTGTTCACCGACGAGGACGCCACCCTGGTCGAGGTCAACCCCCTGATCCTCACCGCCGGCGGCGAGGTCAAGGCGCTCGACGGCAAGGTGACCCTGGACGACAACGCCGGGTTCCGCCAGGAGTCGCACGAGGCCCTCCAGGACAAGGCCGCCGCCGACCCCCTGGAGGCGCGGGCCAAGGAGAAGGACCTCAACTACGTCAAGCTCGACGGCAGCGTCGGGATCATCGGCAACGGCGCCGGCCTGGTCATGTCCACCCTGGACGTGGTCGCCTACGCCGGCGAGGAGTTCGACGGGCAGAAGCCCGCCAACTTCCTCGACATCGGCGGCGGCGCGTCCGCCGAGGTCATGGCCAACGGCCTGGAGATCGTCCTGTCGGACGCCGACGTCAAGTCGGTGTTCGTCAACGTCTTCGGCGGCATCACCGCCTGCGACGCGGTCGCCAACGGCATCGTGGCCGCCTACAAGCTGCTGGACGAGCGCGGCGAGACCGTCGACCGGCCGCTGGTGGTCCGGCTGGACGGCAACAACGCCGAGCTCGGCCGCAAGATCCTCACCGACGCGGCGCTGTCCGGCGTCGAGCAGGTCGACACCATGGACGACGCGGCCCGGCGGGCTGCCGAACTCGCGGTGGGGGCGGGCGCCCGCCAGGGGGCTGGAAACAACTCGACGGCAGGTGCATAGCAATGGCCATCTGGCTGACGGAAGACAGCAAGATCATCGTTCAGGGCATGACCGGCTCGGAGGGCATGAAGCACTCCCGCCGGATGCTCGCCTCCGGCGCCGCCGTGGTCGGCGGCGTCAACGCCCGCAAGGCCGGGCAGAGCGTCGACTTCGACGGCACCTCCCTGCCGGTGTTCGGCACCGTCGCCGAGGCGATGGCCGAGACCGGCGCGGACGTGTCGGTGGTGTTCGTGCCGCCGAAGTTCACCAAGGACGCCGTGGTCGAGGCGATCGACGCCGGCATCCCGCTGTGCGTGGTCATCACCGAGGGCATCCCGGTGCACGACACCGCCTACTTCTGGGCGTACGCCGAGAAGAAGGGCAGCAAGACCCGGATCATCGGCCCCAACTGCCCCGGCATCGCCTCCCCGGGCAAGTCGAACGCGGGCATCATCCCGGCCGACATCACCACGCCGGGCCGGATCGGGCTGGTGTCCAAGTCGGGCACGCTGACCTACCAGATGATGTACGAGCTGCGTGACATCGGCTTCTCCACCTGCGTCGGCATCGGCGGCGACCCGGTCATCGGCACCACCCACATCGACGCGCTCCGCGCCTTCCAGGACGACCCGGAGACCGACGCGATCGTGATGATCGGGGAGATCGGCGGTGACGCGGAGGAGCGCGCCGCGGCCTTCATCGAGCAGAACGTGACCAAGCCGGTCGTCGGCTACGTCGCCGGGTTCACCGCGCCCGAGGGCAAGACCATGGGCCACGCCGGCGCCATCGTCTCCGGTTCGGCGGGCACCGCCCAGGCCAAGAAGGAGGCCCTGGAGAAGGTGGGCGTCCGGGTCGGCAAGACGCCGAGCGAGACCGCCCGCCTGATGCGCGACATCATGAAGAACCTCTGACCGGGCCCTTCCCCGGGAAGACCAGCAGAGCGAGAAAGACGCCCGAGCCGCCCGGCGGCCGGGCGTCTTTCCGTGCGCCCGCTACGCTGGGTGATCGTCGACGACAAAGGCGACACGCCGGGCGCGCGGGCGGCCGTCCCCGGGTGAGGGTGCCAGCATTGACCGCGTGAACGAAGCGAGCCCCGGAAAGCGCGTCCAGCCGGAAGAGCCGCCGCGGACCGCCGTCCGCGGCGGATCCCGTCCCCTGTACGTGACCGGCCTGATCGGCGCGCTGTGGTCGATCGGCATCGGGCTCGCCGTGCTCACCACGATCACGCTCCTCGGCTGGATCGCCGCGCCCCGCACCGCCCTGGGCCCGGGGCTGCCCGGCGTCTTCCGCACGGCGGTCAACCTCTGGCTGGTGTCCCACCACGCCGGGTTCACCGTCTCCCACGGCCGGGTGGGCTTCCTGCCGCTGGGCCTCCTCGTTCTGCCCGGGGCCCTGCTCTACCGCAGCGGCGCCTGGATGGTCCGCGCCGCCGGAGTCCCGGGCCGCCCCCGCGTCGGGGTGGTGCACGTCGCCGCCGCCCTGGCCGTCCCGTACGCGATCCTGGCCGGCGGGCTCGCGCTCGCCGCCGCCACCCCGGCGGTCCGCCCGTCGGCCTGGCAGGCGCTGCTCGCCTGCTTCGTCGTCGCGCTGGCCGCGGGCGTGCTCGGCGCGGCCCGCGCGCTGGTCGCGGCGCGCGGCCGGCGGGTCCGTTCCGGGCTCGGCGCACTGCTCCGGCTGCTGCCCGGGCGCCCGCGCTCGCTGGTGGTCGGCGTGGCCGGGGCCACCGCCGTCCTGCTCGGCTCCGGCGCCGTGCTGGTGGGAGCGTCCCTGGCCCTGCACGTCCCGCAGGCGACCCGGCTCTACGACACGCTGGCGCCCGGCATCGTCGGCGGGATCCTGCTCCTCCTCCTGGAACTCGCCTTCCTCCCCAACGCGGTCATCTGGGGCATGGCGTACGCGATCGGCCCCGGATTCTCCGTGGGCGCGGGCACCGGCGTCTCGCCCTCGGGCGTCTTCCTGGACTTCGTGCCCACGTTCCCGCCGCTGGCCGCGCTGCCCGAGTCCGGCCCGGCCCCGCTGGTCTCGCTGGTCTCGCTGGCCGCTCCGTTCCTGGCCGGTGCCGTGGGCGGCGTCCTGACGATCCGCGCCCTGCCGAGCCCGGTGAACGAGGGCGCGCCGCTGTGGGGGTTCCTGTCCGGGGCCCTGACGGGTGCCGTCGCGGCGCTGCTGAGCGCCCTCGCCGGCGGCCCGCTGGGCGGCGGCCGGCTGGCCACCGTGGGCCCGTCCGCCTGGCAGGTCGGGCTCCTGGCGACGCTGGAGGTGGGCGTCGCCGCCGCGCTGGCGGCCTGGCTGGCCAACACCCGCGCCCTGCGCCGTGCCGCCGCGTCGGAACGCGCCGCGTCCGAGCGCGCGGCGGCCGGGCACGCCGCGCCTGAGGACGGGACGGCCGGGCATCCCGCGCCCGAGCCCGCCCCGTCGTCCCCGTCCGCCGGGCGATCCGGGAGAGCCGGGAGAACCCGCCGCCGCCGGTCCGTGCCGCCTCCCGAGACCGCCGCGCCGCCCGCTCCGCGCGAACCGGCCGTGCCGCTCGCCGCGCCCGTTCCGGCGCCCCCACCGCCCGTCCGCAAGCCCGCGCCGTACACCGACGACCCGCTGGAGTTCGAGGAGGCCGAGCCCGTCCTGGCCCCTCGGAGGCCGCCCGCCCGGCCCCGGGGGCGCCCGGAGCCGCCGCCCGCACCGCCCGCGGACCCCGCGCATCGCGCGGAGCCGGACTGGGACGTTGAGCCCGAGGCGGCCGTCGACCACCCCGAACCCGAACCCGACCTCGACTTGGGGCCGGTCCCGCCCGACGTTCCCGCTCCCCGCGAGGACCGCACCGAGACCCGGGGCGGCGCCATCTACGTCCTCAAAGAAGACCCGTACCAGGACTGAGGCACTGACCGCCGCCGTCAGGCAGGCCGCAGGCAAGACCCGCCGGACCGGCCGCCGCCGTCAGGCAGGCCGTGCCGATCGGGAGGCCGTGCCGATTGGACGCCGTGCTGCTTGGGCGCCGTGCTGCTTGGGCGCGAGGCCCTTCCGGAAACGAGGGGCGTCAGAACATGTCGCCGTAGCGGGACATGCTCCCGGCCGGAAGGTTGAGCTTCTTCTCGATGTCGGTGAAGTAGCGGTCGCGGCAGTTCTTCTCATCGGTGGTGGTGTTGGCCGAGGTCAGGCACGTCTGGTAACCGTTCAGCTCGGTCCACAGGAAGGCGGTCACGGCGAACCAGAAGCTCGCCATGGCCAGGCCGATCGCGCCCAGCACGATGCCGCCGACGGCGCCCGGCGCGCCCACGCGCCGCCGTCCCGCGCGCCTGCGGGCCCTGATCCCGACGACCAGCGCGGCGATGCCCAGGAACAGCCCGACCGGGAAGAAGAAGGGCGTCAGCAGCAGCGCACCGCCGCCGAGCCACAGTGCACGCCAGCCCGACCGGTCGGGCCCGCCGTCCGGACCCGCGGGGCCGCCGGTGGCGGGGGCGAACTCCCGGCCGGTGCCGTCGTCGCCCTGTCCCGGCTGCTCACTCACGTTCTTCCTCCCCTTCGATGCGGATGACGAGGCGCAGAGCAGGGCCGATAGGCTTTGCTACGCCCGGCGAAGCCGCGGGCCTCGCTCGAAGCTCATCGACCCATCGTCCACAAGGAGTCATGGTGTCCGCCCGGCTCGTCGTCCTCGTCTCCGGCGCGGGGACCAACCTACAGGCGCTGCTCGACGCTTGCGCGGATCCAGCCTACGGGGCACGGGTGGTCGCCGTCGGCGCGGACCGTGACGGAACGGGCGGCGTGCGCCGCGCGGAGAGCGCAGGACTGCCCACGTTCACCGTGCGGATCCCCGACTTCGCCGACCGCGACGCGTGGGACGAGGCGCTGGCCGACGCGGT
This region includes:
- a CDS encoding glycoside hydrolase family 15 protein, producing MAVDRIGSPRAAVPSPRTAAPLRTAAPPHGDTLRRVRRTAGLLLVAALVGTCGATFPDRGVPAQVSPGMVGGGGWPFTGVPVPADAAEGASYIPGSSVLLLRDGRVRLVPLGTSTAITVDASDPRVAAAVRSDSAWLAGGTVPDGGAAVPDGTRRVYRGMAERALLDLRLLTRPNGASQASWYGAWRYSWPRDSAFTAVAFAVTGHEAEAERVLRFLARVQNENGLWAARYHTDGTEVADGRDPQLDSLGWVLWASWLFRERSPASAAANELWPMVVRAADHLAGSLDVEGLPPPSSDYWERKPGTEEDPRRPTLGVVGPVLAGLRSASAFAHGAGHTDKASHWQDAARRLSDAVTRQFTPYGYPRSPIRNGLMDTSVTFVAPPFAPADPGVTAAVAEGFRRTSLPNGGVLPGERWSGSPDVAWTPEMALFALTAATSGRTDEALERLDWLAEHRTSLGVLPEKVDAEGQPASVAPLGWTASLVLLALAALEDPLPIPPAR
- the sucC gene encoding ADP-forming succinate--CoA ligase subunit beta, which encodes MDLFEHQAKELFAEYGVPVPTGKVAHTPQEARAIAAELFAAGSSKVVVKAQVLTGGRGKAGGVKLADTADEAEELAGRILGMDIKGHTVHKVLVEEGSAIAEEYYFSFLLDRANRTFLSICSAEGGMEIEEVAETNPDAVAKVDISAIDGVDRDKAREIAVAGRLPEKAREGAAELIERLWAVFTDEDATLVEVNPLILTAGGEVKALDGKVTLDDNAGFRQESHEALQDKAAADPLEARAKEKDLNYVKLDGSVGIIGNGAGLVMSTLDVVAYAGEEFDGQKPANFLDIGGGASAEVMANGLEIVLSDADVKSVFVNVFGGITACDAVANGIVAAYKLLDERGETVDRPLVVRLDGNNAELGRKILTDAALSGVEQVDTMDDAARRAAELAVGAGARQGAGNNSTAGA
- the sucD gene encoding succinate--CoA ligase subunit alpha — encoded protein: MAIWLTEDSKIIVQGMTGSEGMKHSRRMLASGAAVVGGVNARKAGQSVDFDGTSLPVFGTVAEAMAETGADVSVVFVPPKFTKDAVVEAIDAGIPLCVVITEGIPVHDTAYFWAYAEKKGSKTRIIGPNCPGIASPGKSNAGIIPADITTPGRIGLVSKSGTLTYQMMYELRDIGFSTCVGIGGDPVIGTTHIDALRAFQDDPETDAIVMIGEIGGDAEERAAAFIEQNVTKPVVGYVAGFTAPEGKTMGHAGAIVSGSAGTAQAKKEALEKVGVRVGKTPSETARLMRDIMKNL
- a CDS encoding Tm-1-like ATP-binding domain-containing protein, translating into MPVVVLIGMLDARGLEHAWIRDRLKTSGAEAILVDTGVRDVPRVTPDITREEVRRAAGADPADRTRRDGAAATMARGAAEIARRLHRAGRIHGVLALGGGSATAAALAALPPGVPKLVISGLASGDAMPPAGGSDIALMYAAEPVSARVLAGAADAIAGMAAGAVAGRASGGASGGDRPGADPGTAGPLVGATLASGTAPGVHAARELLGILGYEVAVFRATAAGRRSYEAMAAGGTLAAALDATLADLSIDLPGGLITEPPTRPPTGLPGRLEGAARSGIPQVVSLGGLDVARFAAAVPLPARRARVRDRAGVLVRPTPAESADLGRRVAARLREAAAPAALFVPLRGLSTLSAPGGPLHDPASDAALFAAVREGLSGSAVAIHEMDTHFNDPAFGRAMADRLHTILSGFRVHAVS
- a CDS encoding TSUP family transporter, with amino-acid sequence MDVELVLLLVAALGAGWVDAVVGGGGLIQLPALMLLNPGAPVASALATNKLASIAGTSSAAVAYLRKAKPDLPVALPGAGLAVAFSAVGALGATAISSDVLKPVIMVVLLTVAAVVVLRPDLGRTPALVLRTRRRTAAAVLVPGVVIAFYDGLVGPGTGTFLVITFTTLLGTDFVNASANAKIINTATNLGALVVFAAQGQVLWALGLAMAVCNIVGAQLGARMAINRGAGFVRAVLLCVVAALVLKLGYEQFA
- a CDS encoding DUF6350 family protein, with amino-acid sequence MNEASPGKRVQPEEPPRTAVRGGSRPLYVTGLIGALWSIGIGLAVLTTITLLGWIAAPRTALGPGLPGVFRTAVNLWLVSHHAGFTVSHGRVGFLPLGLLVLPGALLYRSGAWMVRAAGVPGRPRVGVVHVAAALAVPYAILAGGLALAAATPAVRPSAWQALLACFVVALAAGVLGAARALVAARGRRVRSGLGALLRLLPGRPRSLVVGVAGATAVLLGSGAVLVGASLALHVPQATRLYDTLAPGIVGGILLLLLELAFLPNAVIWGMAYAIGPGFSVGAGTGVSPSGVFLDFVPTFPPLAALPESGPAPLVSLVSLAAPFLAGAVGGVLTIRALPSPVNEGAPLWGFLSGALTGAVAALLSALAGGPLGGGRLATVGPSAWQVGLLATLEVGVAAALAAWLANTRALRRAAASERAASERAAAGHAAPEDGTAGHPAPEPAPSSPSAGRSGRAGRTRRRRSVPPPETAAPPAPREPAVPLAAPVPAPPPPVRKPAPYTDDPLEFEEAEPVLAPRRPPARPRGRPEPPPAPPADPAHRAEPDWDVEPEAAVDHPEPEPDLDLGPVPPDVPAPREDRTETRGGAIYVLKEDPYQD
- a CDS encoding GNAT family N-acetyltransferase, producing MFASPLAEDAEIRPLEPWQAEEFAEHVVRVRADISPWIPWAATITDASSAREFLEMYARRQAADQGRLYGIWIDGVLQGGTVFRTFDPVMLNCEIGVWMGAAGQGRGLVTRAARQMIDWAFGVRGMARVEWHCDPENARSVAAAERLGLTCEGTLREAFVMNGERRGVQIWSLLADEWRAA
- a CDS encoding TetR/AcrR family transcriptional regulator; the protein is MPARGDHDARRRDVSEAVWQVLAERGFTGLTLRAVAAEMGATTGLLTHYFPSKKALVAYALDIADERTAGRALRRPGGGGLGDLRGALLDVLPLTPEATAMNRVWVGSWDGSLADPGLYARETRRYENWRSRLRPHVTTAVERGELPSGTDVDAVVATAAAFTHGLVLQALFDPERFPPERQTELLDGFLRTLQ